One stretch of Methanobacterium aggregans DNA includes these proteins:
- a CDS encoding methyl-coenzyme M reductase glutamine C-methyltransferase — MNKKKLKITVLTPEFYNYGAMLIAGILKEAGYDVTLKKGFSQPIHADIVFLSFHSTIHLLKYKHDVENIKAMKVVGGPVSRVPELVFQNLSVDIVMVGEAEGNILKLMAALEDGFNVEKLRLVKGLAFEDAGNIQQTDHGERVSMKRPLPFIPHDISSEDIRGANVYIETHRGCPGSCAFCQVPCFFGREVRSRPHEDVINEVKAFLKAGAKRIAVSGGTGTLYGSNKFRNLDEHAFTHLLKDISSLTRPKNLTIPDIRVDLISPDILEALRNYTNGWVYFGIESGSPRILRSMKKGIKLDDVREAVELARKEGLKIAGSFIVGYPGEEEEDFQATVDLSDELMLDDYFVSIAEPLPGTVLAEEIKKLPDEKNALFQDAEEYKRQGLSLAEERALKLMMDSFVFRSMPVPMTENLFKALLDEVKSQGEHIKTVTPLIKGL, encoded by the coding sequence ATGAATAAAAAAAAGCTTAAAATAACTGTTCTGACACCTGAATTCTACAATTATGGTGCCATGTTAATTGCTGGAATTTTAAAGGAAGCAGGTTATGATGTAACATTAAAAAAGGGTTTCAGCCAACCCATCCATGCAGATATTGTTTTTTTAAGCTTTCACTCCACGATACACCTCCTTAAGTACAAACATGACGTGGAGAATATAAAGGCAATGAAAGTCGTTGGGGGTCCTGTGAGCAGAGTTCCTGAGCTTGTTTTCCAAAATTTGTCTGTTGATATTGTTATGGTTGGAGAAGCTGAAGGAAATATTCTTAAACTTATGGCTGCACTCGAAGATGGTTTTAACGTTGAAAAATTGCGCCTTGTGAAAGGCCTGGCATTTGAGGATGCTGGAAATATTCAACAAACAGATCATGGTGAAAGAGTTTCAATGAAACGGCCTTTACCATTCATACCTCATGATATTTCTTCAGAAGACATAAGAGGGGCCAACGTTTACATTGAAACCCACAGGGGCTGTCCTGGAAGCTGTGCATTCTGTCAGGTTCCCTGTTTTTTTGGAAGGGAAGTCCGAAGCCGACCCCATGAAGATGTTATAAATGAGGTCAAGGCATTCTTAAAGGCAGGCGCAAAAAGAATTGCAGTGAGTGGTGGTACTGGAACACTTTATGGCAGCAATAAATTCCGAAACCTTGATGAACATGCTTTCACCCACCTTTTAAAGGATATAAGCAGTTTAACACGCCCTAAAAATCTTACAATACCTGATATAAGGGTGGATCTTATAAGTCCAGATATTTTAGAGGCCCTTCGTAACTACACAAACGGCTGGGTTTACTTCGGAATAGAATCTGGAAGTCCCCGCATTCTCAGGAGTATGAAGAAGGGAATAAAGCTGGATGATGTACGTGAAGCTGTTGAATTGGCCAGGAAGGAGGGACTTAAAATTGCAGGTTCATTTATAGTAGGATATCCTGGTGAGGAAGAAGAGGATTTCCAGGCAACAGTTGACCTTTCAGATGAACTGATGTTGGATGATTACTTCGTGAGCATAGCTGAACCCCTACCTGGAACAGTTCTTGCAGAGGAAATAAAGAAACTTCCAGATGAAAAAAACGCTCTTTTTCAGGATGCTGAAGAGTACAAAAGACAGGGTTTGAGTCTTGCAGAGGAGCGGGCCCTTAAGCTCATGATGGATTCCTTCGTTTTCAGGAGCATGCCTGTGCCCATGACTGAAAATCTATTCAAAGCCCTGTTAGATGAAGTAAAATCTCAGGGAGAACATATAAAAACTGTTACACCCTTAATAAAAGGATTATGA
- a CDS encoding Mrp/NBP35 family ATP-binding protein gives MVKNLSEEEKQKLAVMEQEIKITKNMGRIKHKVAVMSGKGGVGKSTVSASLASAFAGSKFKTGILDSDLHGPNIPQMFGMGISELQCTEEGIKPLETDDGVKVMSTEILLPSNEPLIWRGPKKTGAIRQFLSDVLWGDLDVLVIDCPPGTGDEPLTVLQSIPSLDGVIVVTTPHSVALDDVERSIKMVQALKIPVIGIVENMSIFKCPHCSEEIHIFGKDGGKKLAEELNIPLLGTLPLYQNEDEGGLKNPEFLENFSKIVDKIVEVLEN, from the coding sequence ATGGTAAAAAATCTCAGTGAAGAAGAAAAACAGAAATTGGCAGTTATGGAACAGGAAATTAAGATCACCAAGAACATGGGCCGGATCAAACATAAGGTTGCAGTTATGAGTGGTAAGGGTGGTGTGGGAAAATCCACAGTATCTGCCAGTCTTGCATCCGCCTTTGCAGGGAGCAAGTTTAAAACAGGCATACTGGATTCGGACCTCCACGGACCCAACATACCGCAGATGTTTGGAATGGGAATATCAGAACTTCAATGCACTGAAGAAGGTATAAAACCCCTTGAAACAGATGATGGTGTTAAGGTGATGTCAACTGAGATACTTCTACCCTCCAACGAACCCCTCATATGGAGGGGACCCAAAAAAACAGGTGCAATAAGGCAGTTCCTGTCAGATGTTCTATGGGGTGATCTGGATGTTTTAGTAATTGATTGTCCTCCAGGAACCGGTGACGAGCCTTTAACTGTTTTGCAGTCCATTCCTTCCCTTGATGGTGTTATTGTGGTCACAACTCCCCATTCAGTGGCCCTGGATGATGTGGAACGATCCATTAAGATGGTTCAGGCACTAAAGATCCCTGTGATCGGTATTGTGGAGAACATGTCAATCTTCAAATGTCCCCACTGCAGCGAAGAAATCCACATATTTGGAAAGGATGGTGGAAAAAAATTAGCAGAAGAACTGAACATACCCCTCCTTGGAACCTTACCTCTCTATCAAAATGAAGATGAAGGAGGACTCAAAAATCCGGAATTCCTTGAGAATTTTTCCAAAATCGTTGATAAAATAGTTGAAGTCCTTGAGAACTAA
- a CDS encoding NifB/NifX family molybdenum-iron cluster-binding protein, with protein MFKIKNLCFPTEDEKGLNSPICPHFGKTPYLTILKIEDDIVMDLEAFETHGRHSGGHATAAEVILVNDGDIVVCGNLGAKAVEMLSNGGVQVFSGATGTVNQAFQQWKNGDLKPGSLEPCTASHD; from the coding sequence ATGTTCAAAATTAAAAATCTATGTTTTCCAACAGAAGATGAAAAAGGGTTAAATTCACCAATTTGTCCCCATTTTGGTAAAACCCCCTACTTAACAATTCTTAAAATTGAAGATGATATTGTAATGGACTTAGAAGCCTTTGAAACTCATGGAAGACATTCTGGTGGTCATGCAACTGCTGCAGAAGTCATACTGGTCAACGATGGAGATATAGTGGTTTGTGGGAATCTAGGAGCTAAAGCTGTTGAAATGCTCAGTAATGGAGGTGTTCAGGTATTTTCGGGAGCTACTGGAACTGTGAATCAAGCTTTTCAACAGTGGAAAAATGGAGATCTGAAGCCAGGATCACTTGAACCATGCACAGCAAGTCATGATTAA
- a CDS encoding DUF134 domain-containing protein translates to MPRPRRSRRVFGEPQFRCFKPEEGTDVEPILITLDEFESVRLKDYQKIQQKKAAELMGISQPTFHRTLSSAREKIAKAIVEGKIIKIKGGICMTDEKRYRCSKCGFEWHSPTKEYDTCPDCGSEEIVALKSEEVQNLGQPGMGMRRSFGGPGRMAGPPRVCKCTKCGYETEKTPGIPCRENKCPKCGAPLCGAD, encoded by the coding sequence ATGCCTAGGCCGAGAAGATCAAGACGAGTATTTGGTGAACCCCAGTTTCGATGCTTCAAACCAGAGGAAGGCACAGATGTTGAGCCGATTTTAATCACACTGGATGAATTTGAATCTGTAAGATTGAAGGATTATCAGAAAATCCAGCAGAAAAAAGCAGCCGAACTCATGGGGATATCACAGCCCACCTTCCACAGAACCCTTAGCTCCGCGCGGGAAAAAATAGCAAAGGCCATTGTGGAAGGTAAAATTATAAAAATTAAAGGAGGAATCTGTATGACAGACGAAAAAAGGTATAGATGCAGTAAATGTGGTTTTGAATGGCACAGTCCCACCAAGGAATATGATACCTGTCCTGACTGTGGCTCTGAAGAAATAGTAGCCCTCAAAAGTGAAGAAGTTCAGAACCTGGGACAGCCTGGAATGGGGATGAGAAGATCCTTTGGAGGCCCCGGAAGAATGGCAGGACCGCCAAGGGTTTGTAAATGTACCAAATGTGGATATGAAACCGAAAAAACTCCAGGAATACCATGCAGGGAAAATAAATGTCCTAAATGTGGAGCACCACTCTGTGGTGCTGATTGA
- a CDS encoding metallophosphoesterase, translated as MRSIFQYMAFISVFFLGFLALNYGIFYSMAFLLGFSHNATFYILMVIASISYPAAALIERTVSNNLTRVFYTAASAWMGISFYLISFLAIYGLTSFFIKIPHEKAGIIIGFLTAVVSVYSISKSSDLEIKRVEISLNGLKNDLNVVQLSDIHIGSIRNSGYMERIVHETNKLNPEMVFITGDMVDGSARLHKHTFKSINDLKAPVFFATGNHDFYEGMDEIFRVLEGINLRILRNELVECMGIQVIGVEYSYQTKNLEKSLSKIDINPEKPSVLLYHIPREVEAANDAGIELQLSGHTHAGQMIPVNLFVKIMFPYLRGLYSYKDTKLYVSQGTGTWGPPMRLGSRCEITSIHLKPAKRP; from the coding sequence ATGAGAAGCATCTTCCAGTACATGGCATTCATATCAGTATTCTTTTTAGGGTTTCTGGCCTTGAACTACGGTATTTTTTATTCAATGGCCTTTCTATTAGGATTTTCCCATAATGCAACCTTCTACATTTTAATGGTCATAGCATCTATTTCCTACCCTGCAGCGGCATTAATTGAAAGAACTGTTTCAAATAATTTAACCCGTGTGTTCTACACAGCAGCCTCTGCATGGATGGGGATCTCATTTTATCTTATATCCTTTCTTGCGATCTATGGATTAACATCATTTTTCATTAAAATACCTCATGAAAAAGCAGGAATTATAATAGGTTTTCTGACAGCTGTTGTAAGTGTTTATTCCATATCAAAAAGTTCGGATTTAGAAATAAAAAGGGTTGAAATATCTTTAAATGGACTGAAGAACGATTTAAACGTGGTTCAACTCAGTGATATTCACATTGGTTCAATAAGAAATTCGGGTTATATGGAACGTATAGTTCATGAAACAAATAAATTGAATCCTGAAATGGTTTTTATAACTGGTGATATGGTTGATGGGAGTGCAAGACTTCATAAACATACATTTAAGTCAATAAACGATTTGAAAGCACCAGTATTTTTTGCAACAGGTAACCATGATTTTTATGAGGGAATGGATGAGATTTTTAGGGTTCTTGAGGGAATAAACCTCAGAATTCTCCGAAACGAATTGGTTGAATGTATGGGGATTCAAGTCATTGGTGTGGAATATTCTTACCAAACCAAAAATCTTGAAAAATCACTTTCGAAGATAGATATAAACCCTGAAAAACCTTCTGTACTCCTCTACCATATTCCAAGGGAAGTTGAAGCAGCAAATGATGCAGGAATAGAACTCCAGCTTTCAGGCCACACCCATGCAGGACAGATGATTCCCGTTAACCTTTTTGTTAAAATTATGTTTCCATATCTCAGAGGCCTTTACAGTTACAAAGACACTAAACTTTACGTTTCTCAGGGTACGGGGACATGGGGGCCTCCAATGAGGTTGGGATCGAGGTGTGAGATCACTTCCATTCATTTAAAACCAGCCAAACGGCCTTAA
- a CDS encoding methanogenesis marker 7 protein — protein sequence MYETLTYTGGIHKHEEMNELIEDLGGFILQETTSQMDLVLTLAVPIEDVKMVESKAKELLGKVKIAPMAGTEIAIVAPTLARQHLPHSACDISEYLRRYGAKDNMIGLARGAGKEISRISEDEKNLIAEHDLAVFALGSFRECITNKTHLFDDIDIPIVVTGAPDLDVSELPGADAYVGGLGRIPRRLKRGENIRALRKLVEVVEEILDNKRREMADDPPIVPSILVKTEIENQVPAIQEVYSPVPVVSQLDGVRVKLDYEKFHEDIADVVVSDYRLGDISEIKKSFMYDYTMVKLLPETSII from the coding sequence ATGTATGAAACTTTAACTTACACGGGTGGAATTCACAAGCACGAAGAAATGAACGAGCTTATAGAAGATCTGGGAGGTTTTATTCTTCAAGAAACCACGAGTCAGATGGATCTTGTCCTAACACTGGCCGTTCCAATTGAAGACGTGAAAATGGTTGAATCCAAGGCAAAGGAACTTCTTGGAAAGGTTAAAATAGCCCCAATGGCAGGTACAGAAATAGCCATAGTTGCCCCAACCCTTGCAAGGCAGCACCTTCCACACTCTGCCTGTGATATTTCGGAGTACCTGCGCCGTTACGGTGCAAAGGACAACATGATAGGACTCGCAAGGGGGGCTGGAAAGGAAATATCAAGAATATCTGAGGATGAAAAAAACCTCATAGCAGAGCATGACCTTGCAGTCTTCGCCCTTGGAAGCTTCAGGGAGTGCATAACCAACAAAACTCATCTATTTGATGATATAGACATACCAATAGTTGTAACAGGAGCTCCAGACCTTGATGTGTCTGAACTGCCCGGTGCAGATGCATATGTTGGAGGTCTTGGAAGGATACCTCGAAGACTCAAAAGGGGAGAAAACATAAGGGCCCTCAGAAAGCTTGTTGAGGTTGTTGAAGAAATTTTGGACAATAAACGAAGGGAAATGGCAGATGACCCACCAATAGTGCCCTCAATACTCGTTAAGACTGAGATAGAAAACCAGGTACCTGCAATACAAGAGGTTTACTCTCCAGTACCTGTTGTAAGTCAGCTTGATGGTGTAAGGGTCAAACTGGATTATGAAAAATTCCATGAGGATATTGCAGATGTTGTTGTAAGCGATTACAGACTTGGAGATATTTCAGAGATAAAAAAATCCTTCATGTACGATTACACAATGGTGAAACTCCTTCCAGAAACATCTATAATTTAA
- a CDS encoding TRAM domain-containing protein, with protein sequence MFRVDESPSTAPIKEGEEYEVKIEDVGKEGDGITRVEGFVVFVPDTKVGEEVKVRITSVRRRFAFAEKVE encoded by the coding sequence TTGTTTAGGGTAGATGAAAGTCCAAGTACAGCTCCAATTAAAGAAGGGGAAGAATACGAAGTTAAAATTGAAGATGTAGGTAAAGAAGGCGATGGAATAACTCGCGTTGAAGGTTTCGTCGTGTTCGTGCCGGACACTAAGGTCGGGGAAGAGGTCAAAGTTAGAATAACTTCTGTAAGAAGACGTTTTGCCTTTGCCGAGAAAGTCGAGTAA
- the comB gene encoding 2-phosphosulfolactate phosphatase: MKISLSLENSNSKDVTIMVDALRASTTMITALENFQTIIPVKNIEDAEKLASKYCAVLAGERGGAAVKGFDTGNSPVEIQNFKGEILVLTTTNGTRILEGLKSKALVGSFVNAESVAKKALDIAENHIDVVMAGVNGRFAIEDFLGAGAIISNLQDHALDEMALASVMASQNKNWVNIAVKTSKSAQGLYELGLGDDVDFCLKYNIYDTVPMYKNGKIKRNL, translated from the coding sequence ATGAAGATTTCTTTAAGTTTAGAGAATTCAAATTCTAAGGATGTTACAATAATGGTTGATGCTCTACGCGCCAGCACCACCATGATCACTGCCCTTGAAAATTTTCAAACCATAATACCCGTTAAAAACATAGAAGACGCGGAAAAACTTGCCTCAAAGTACTGTGCTGTACTAGCAGGAGAAAGGGGAGGTGCAGCAGTGAAAGGTTTTGACACTGGAAATTCTCCAGTTGAAATTCAAAATTTCAAAGGGGAAATTCTCGTTCTCACAACCACCAATGGAACTCGGATACTTGAAGGACTGAAATCAAAAGCACTGGTAGGTTCCTTTGTAAATGCTGAATCCGTTGCAAAAAAGGCTCTTGATATCGCAGAAAACCATATCGATGTTGTTATGGCTGGTGTGAATGGAAGATTCGCAATTGAAGATTTTCTGGGTGCTGGAGCAATAATATCCAACTTGCAGGATCATGCCCTTGATGAAATGGCACTTGCATCTGTCATGGCTTCACAGAACAAAAATTGGGTAAATATTGCAGTTAAAACTTCAAAATCAGCTCAAGGACTTTATGAACTGGGATTGGGTGATGATGTTGACTTCTGTCTGAAATACAACATATACGACACCGTCCCAATGTACAAAAACGGGAAAATAAAGAGAAATTTATGA
- a CDS encoding TraB/GumN family protein, whose amino-acid sequence MAPENLKIIGTAHVSEKSVEEVRDTIINENPDVVAIELCPNRYYNMLAEKKGETKKDPSIREIIKGDNLGLFLVSSFLSYFQRKIGDDLGVKPGSEMMAAIKAAEETGAKIALIDRDIQVTLKRAMNQMSIWEKMKFFYGFIASFFAKDDEIEDVESIKEGDMLEEVMEYFKEMSPKAYHVLVTERNAYMAQRLLDIDAENVVAVVGAGHKEGIVECMEHPANIPPLQELMTLKESRISLGKVLLFSIPAIFILIFIGAFLSGINIKTSLFQYVMLTGGLAFLGSLLAGSKIYSAVTAFLVAPVTAIHPLLAAGWFAGIVEAKFRHVSMEDMHNITKCESFRELLQNNLFRVLLVVVGANIGCSIGTFISIPDVIYPLFSKIIGL is encoded by the coding sequence ATGGCACCAGAAAACCTTAAAATAATAGGTACAGCACATGTATCAGAAAAAAGTGTTGAAGAAGTCAGAGACACCATAATAAACGAAAATCCAGATGTTGTGGCCATAGAACTCTGTCCAAATCGTTACTACAACATGCTGGCCGAGAAGAAAGGGGAAACAAAAAAAGACCCATCAATACGTGAAATTATTAAGGGAGATAATTTAGGACTTTTTCTTGTGAGCAGTTTTTTATCATATTTCCAACGAAAAATTGGGGATGATCTGGGGGTTAAACCAGGTTCAGAAATGATGGCAGCCATAAAAGCTGCAGAAGAAACTGGTGCAAAAATAGCTCTTATAGACAGGGACATCCAGGTAACCCTCAAAAGGGCAATGAACCAAATGAGCATCTGGGAAAAGATGAAATTTTTCTATGGATTTATAGCCTCATTTTTTGCTAAAGATGATGAAATAGAAGATGTTGAGAGTATAAAAGAGGGAGACATGCTTGAAGAGGTTATGGAGTACTTCAAGGAAATGTCACCTAAAGCTTACCATGTTCTGGTCACAGAAAGAAATGCCTACATGGCCCAGAGACTTCTGGATATTGATGCAGAGAATGTTGTTGCAGTTGTTGGAGCAGGACATAAAGAGGGCATAGTTGAGTGCATGGAACATCCAGCAAACATTCCACCTCTCCAAGAGTTGATGACACTCAAGGAGTCAAGAATCTCATTGGGAAAGGTTTTACTCTTCTCAATACCTGCAATATTCATTCTGATATTCATAGGAGCATTTTTAAGTGGTATAAACATTAAAACAAGCCTTTTTCAGTATGTTATGCTTACGGGAGGACTTGCATTTCTTGGATCGCTTCTGGCAGGATCTAAGATATACTCTGCAGTAACTGCATTTCTTGTAGCACCTGTAACTGCAATACACCCTCTTCTTGCTGCAGGATGGTTTGCAGGAATAGTTGAAGCCAAATTCAGACACGTTTCAATGGAAGATATGCACAACATCACCAAATGCGAGAGTTTCAGGGAGCTTCTTCAGAACAATCTTTTCAGGGTGCTCCTCGTTGTGGTTGGAGCCAACATTGGATGTTCCATAGGCACCTTCATATCCATACCAGACGTTATATACCCCCTGTTCAGCAAGATAATTGGACTTTGA
- a CDS encoding DUF1922 domain-containing protein, which yields MYLVFRCDCGRAIYAKEGTARKKCVCGKNLKVKERRIFAKTETAEDASEMVRKLQEEKYGGAVFTTADKI from the coding sequence ATGTATTTAGTGTTTAGATGTGATTGTGGCCGTGCAATATACGCTAAGGAGGGTACGGCACGTAAAAAATGTGTTTGCGGTAAAAACCTTAAGGTTAAAGAACGCAGAATATTTGCTAAAACAGAAACAGCGGAAGATGCCTCTGAAATGGTCAGAAAGCTTCAGGAAGAAAAATATGGAGGCGCAGTCTTCACAACAGCAGATAAAATTTAA
- a CDS encoding GTPBP1 family GTP-binding protein, whose amino-acid sequence MTDNIYDITKKGERQNIEFKENLNRDYHLKKERKQQLASQMKYRMELGDGEAVYFIGVHDDGHLIGLSREDFEETLFVLKSLAEEVDAEVLDMEKHPAEHGDVAKVLISRSHDPKNEHMLVGVAGHVDHGKSTLVGTLTTGTLDTGSGGTRIFLDVQKHEIERGLSADLSFAVYGFCNEKPVRLKNPLNNREKSKIVEKCEKVVSFVDTVGHEPWLRTTIRGIVGQKLNYGLLVVDASQGPTHITKEHLGIILAMEVPVIVAVTKIDTATDERVLEVKNEVFKLLKLVGRIPYMVKSFEDADFVAENMNQHIVPVLKVSAVTGDGLKLLDELFLRLKISSKDEDLKKPFMMYIDRIYSVTGVGTVVSGTVRQGKVKKGDKILLGPSGTGEFMEISAKSIEMHHYKKETGESGEVVGISITGADMDDIRRGMVVCHENYPAMAVREFEAEVAIFVHPTTIKNGYECITHIETIAETVIFKPLDKEYLSAGDNGRIRMRFKYRPCCIHEGQKLIFREGRSKGFGTVTKIPLNRIS is encoded by the coding sequence ATGACTGATAATATCTACGATATTACAAAAAAGGGCGAAAGGCAAAACATAGAATTTAAGGAAAACCTTAATAGAGATTATCATCTCAAAAAAGAAAGGAAACAACAGCTTGCAAGCCAGATGAAATATCGGATGGAGCTGGGAGATGGTGAAGCAGTTTATTTTATAGGTGTTCATGATGATGGACATCTAATTGGTCTCTCCAGAGAAGATTTTGAAGAAACTCTTTTTGTACTGAAATCACTGGCAGAGGAAGTTGATGCTGAAGTTTTAGACATGGAAAAACATCCAGCAGAACATGGAGATGTTGCAAAGGTTCTGATCAGCAGATCCCACGATCCAAAAAATGAGCATATGCTGGTTGGGGTTGCAGGACACGTGGACCATGGGAAAAGCACACTTGTTGGGACATTAACCACAGGAACACTTGACACTGGCTCCGGAGGAACCAGAATATTCCTGGACGTTCAGAAACATGAAATAGAACGAGGACTTTCTGCAGACCTTTCATTTGCAGTTTATGGATTCTGCAATGAAAAGCCTGTACGCCTTAAAAATCCACTTAACAACAGGGAAAAATCCAAGATCGTTGAAAAATGCGAGAAAGTGGTTTCATTCGTGGACACTGTTGGACATGAACCCTGGCTTCGAACCACAATAAGGGGTATCGTTGGTCAGAAGCTCAACTACGGCCTTCTGGTTGTTGATGCATCCCAAGGACCCACACACATCACAAAGGAACATCTTGGAATTATACTGGCAATGGAAGTTCCTGTGATCGTTGCAGTGACCAAGATCGACACTGCAACTGACGAGAGAGTTCTTGAAGTTAAAAATGAAGTTTTCAAGCTTCTGAAACTGGTTGGAAGAATTCCCTACATGGTAAAATCATTTGAAGATGCAGATTTCGTTGCAGAAAACATGAACCAACACATCGTACCTGTTTTAAAGGTTTCAGCAGTTACAGGTGATGGTCTGAAACTCCTGGACGAACTTTTTTTAAGGTTGAAAATATCTTCAAAGGATGAAGATCTGAAAAAACCGTTTATGATGTACATAGATAGGATATATTCAGTTACTGGTGTTGGAACAGTTGTAAGCGGCACGGTGCGGCAGGGAAAAGTTAAAAAAGGAGATAAAATTCTTCTTGGACCAAGTGGAACTGGTGAATTCATGGAGATCAGTGCAAAATCCATTGAAATGCACCACTACAAAAAGGAAACTGGTGAATCCGGAGAAGTGGTGGGCATCTCAATAACTGGAGCAGATATGGATGATATAAGGAGAGGAATGGTTGTTTGTCATGAAAACTATCCTGCAATGGCTGTGAGAGAGTTTGAAGCTGAAGTTGCAATATTCGTCCATCCAACAACCATAAAAAATGGTTACGAATGTATAACACATATAGAAACCATTGCAGAAACTGTTATTTTTAAGCCCCTTGATAAAGAATACCTTTCAGCTGGAGACAACGGCCGGATAAGAATGAGATTTAAGTACAGGCCATGCTGTATACATGAAGGTCAAAAACTCATATTCCGTGAGGGAAGAAGTAAAGGATTCGGAACAGTGACCAAAATACCATTAAATAGGATCAGTTAA
- a CDS encoding TIGR00269 family protein, which produces MKALDPERFTDYIENTARTVVEMYELIKPGEMVVVGLSGGKDSILTLNLLSKFREDFNFELKAVSIDEGISGYRADGIKAARKFASDMDVELIEKSFKEEFDFTLDDIVNQYKSGCIPCGVFRRYLLNKTAFEMGADKLATGHNLDDEIQSFLMSFARADFRRFTKFGPKLDRIHPKLVPRIKPLWKIPERDVGIWAVMNGVDVHFAECPYSHSSLRAKMKNYLNNLESRRQGTKLSILQSFDKSFEFPKKRIKMGECTRCGEPSSLSICKACEMIEEINKSR; this is translated from the coding sequence ATGAAAGCACTGGATCCAGAAAGATTCACAGATTACATAGAAAACACTGCAAGAACTGTTGTTGAAATGTATGAACTAATAAAACCTGGAGAAATGGTTGTAGTTGGGCTTTCAGGTGGAAAGGACAGTATTTTAACCCTTAATCTACTTTCTAAATTCAGGGAAGATTTTAATTTTGAATTAAAAGCAGTTTCAATTGATGAAGGAATATCAGGATACCGTGCTGATGGTATAAAGGCCGCAAGAAAATTTGCATCGGACATGGATGTTGAGCTCATTGAAAAATCATTCAAGGAAGAATTTGACTTCACACTTGACGACATTGTAAACCAGTACAAAAGTGGATGCATTCCATGTGGGGTTTTCAGAAGGTACCTTCTAAACAAAACAGCCTTTGAAATGGGGGCTGATAAACTTGCAACTGGCCACAATTTGGACGATGAAATACAGTCATTCTTGATGAGTTTTGCAAGGGCAGATTTCAGAAGGTTCACCAAGTTCGGGCCAAAACTCGACAGGATACACCCCAAACTTGTTCCAAGGATAAAACCCCTTTGGAAAATTCCTGAAAGGGATGTTGGGATATGGGCGGTTATGAATGGGGTGGATGTGCACTTTGCAGAATGCCCATACTCCCACAGTTCCCTCAGGGCTAAGATGAAGAATTATTTGAACAACCTGGAATCCCGAAGGCAGGGAACAAAGCTTTCAATACTTCAGTCCTTTGATAAAAGTTTTGAATTCCCTAAAAAGCGGATAAAAATGGGTGAATGCACACGATGTGGAGAACCATCATCTCTGAGCATTTGCAAGGCATGTGAAATGATTGAAGAAATAAATAAAAGCAGATAA
- a CDS encoding MTH1187 family thiamine-binding protein has protein sequence MISAEITIIPIGTSGTSLSRYVAAAVSALKEVGIKYELSGMGTLMETENPQELFKAIEAAHEAVFREGAERVTTSVKIDDRRDVNRSLKDKVSSVEKRLK, from the coding sequence ATGATATCTGCTGAAATTACAATAATTCCCATAGGAACCTCCGGGACCAGTTTAAGCCGTTATGTGGCTGCTGCAGTTTCAGCCCTGAAGGAAGTGGGAATAAAATATGAGTTAAGTGGAATGGGAACTTTGATGGAAACTGAAAACCCCCAGGAACTTTTTAAAGCAATTGAAGCTGCACACGAAGCTGTTTTCCGTGAAGGTGCTGAGAGAGTTACAACAAGCGTGAAAATAGACGATAGAAGAGATGTTAATCGCAGCCTCAAAGATAAAGTGTCCTCAGTTGAGAAGAGACTTAAATAG